A window of the Falco rusticolus isolate bFalRus1 chromosome 1, bFalRus1.pri, whole genome shotgun sequence genome harbors these coding sequences:
- the INTS12 gene encoding integrator complex subunit 12: MAATVNLELDPIFLKALGFLHSKSKDSAEKLKALLDESLARGTDSSYRPSQKEAEQPKVSVTKPISSKQEPKASSTLPSGNNNGKPTASEKVKKETEKRSADKIKGDTAEGVDAPKKPRLEKQEARSSPITVQTSKDLSMPDLSSFEETSADDFAMEMGLACVVCRQMTVISGNQLVECQECHNLYHQDCHKPQVTDKEVNDPRLVWYCARCTRQMKRMAQKTQKPPQKPAPAVVSVAPAVKDPLVKKPEIKLKPETPPTFLAFKRTEVKTSAAISGNSASTSVSSSATSGLTGWAAFAAKTSSANPSTAKLGSTAQNASGKPAASSSNQKPVGLSGLATSKTGLGSKIASANNSTNPVQLKPPPPLTLGKTTLSRSVSSDNVSKVGLPSPSSTVPSTSSQVSSGNGNSGTAGNSGGSTNKTTADTGNQSTSLKGPTSQESQLNAMKRLQMVKKKAAQKKLKK, from the exons ATGGCTGCTACAGTGAACTTGGAGCTTGATCCCATTTTTCTGAAAGCCCTGGGCTTCTTGCATTCAAAGAGTAAGGACtctgctgaaaagctgaaagcactTCTTGATGAGTCTTTGGCCAGAGGAACTGACTCAAGCTATCGTCCATCTCAGAAG gAAGCAGAACAACCAAAAGTATCTGTTACCAAACCTATTTCCAGTAAGCAAGAACCTAAAGCTTCTTCTACTTTGCCTTCTGGCAACAACAATGGCAAGCCCACTGCatcagaaaaggtgaaaaaagaaacagaaaagagatcTGCTGATAAA ATAAAAGGGGATACCGCTGAAGGAGTCGATGCACCAAAGAAGCCCAGACTAGAGAAGCAAGAGGCTCGTTCCTCTCCTATTACAGTTCAGACAAGCAAGGATTTATCCATGCCTGATTTATCTAGCTTTGAGGAAACCAGTGCTGATGACTTTGCTATGGAAATGGGATTAGCCTGTGTTGTTTGCAG GCAAATGACAGTTATTTCTGGGAATCAGCTAGTGGAGTGTCAGGAGTGCCATAATCTCTACCACCAAGATTGCCATAAGCCTCAGGTGACAGACAAGGAAGTGAATGATCCTCGACTTGTATGGTATTGTGCCCGCTGTACCAGGCAGATGAAGAGAATG GCTCAGAAGACACAAAAACCACCTCAAAAACCAGCTCCTGCAGTGGTTTCTGTTGCACCAGCTGTGAAAGATCCATTGGTCAAGAAGCCAGAAATTAAGTTAAAACCTGAGACACCACCAACTTTTCTAGCGTTCAAGAGAACAGAAGTCAAG accTCGGCAGCAATTTCGGGGAACTCGGCCAGTACAAGTGTTTCCTCTTCAGCAACCAGTGGCCTTACAGGATgggctgcttttgcagccaAAACTTCCTCTGCCAATCCATCAACTGCCAAACTGGGATCAACGGCACAGAACGCCAGTGGGAAACCTGCAGCTTCTTCAAGTAACCAGAAACCTGTGGGTTTGTCAGGGCTGGCAACTTCCAAAACAGGACTCGGGTCAAAAATAGCTTCTGCCAACAACAGCACAAACCCTGTTCAGCTGAAACCTCCTCCACCTCTGACACTGGGGAAAACCACCCTTAGTCGTTCGGTAAGCAGTGACAATGTCAGCAAAGTAGGTCTTCCTAGTCCCAGCAGTACTGTGCCGAGCACCAGCAGCCAGGTGAGCAGTGGGAATGGCAACAGTGGAACTGCAGGTAACAGTGGTGgcagcacaaacaaaaccacagcagataCTGGTAATCAGTCAACCTCCTTAAAAGGTCCAACTTCTCAGGAATCTCAGCTCAATGCTATGAAAAGGCTACAAATGGTCAAGAAGAAGGCTGCTCAAAAGAAACTCAAGAAGTAG